Proteins encoded by one window of Trueperaceae bacterium:
- a CDS encoding carbohydrate ABC transporter permease, whose amino-acid sequence MRSLGALLKLRRGRRGPQGRRTLHLTDWLAYGYLAIGIVVMFGPVLWLVASSFKTPAGLLEFPPTALPYAQTTVDVEGYDEPLPLFDVTFEDGTERRMAQVRRIGIEASMVDPDAPGDPITVNIEQREQVRELRLAWENYVDPLQRFNFLTYLRNSVVVTVVATIVTLLANSMAAFGLSKYKFRGRNAVFLLIIGTLMIPLSVILVPVYLVITEVGWVNNLWGVIIPGAATPTGVFLLRQYMLTIPDQLLDAGRIDGASEWRLYWQIVLPLSAPAMAVLAIFSVMWRWNDFLWPLIVLTRSELFTLQVGLNAFQGELNVQWHYVLAMTVLTLLPITMVFAFLQRFITTGIASSGVKQ is encoded by the coding sequence CTCGGCGCCCTCCTCAAGCTCCGCCGCGGCCGCCGCGGCCCGCAGGGCCGCCGGACCCTGCACCTGACCGACTGGCTGGCGTACGGCTACCTGGCGATCGGCATCGTCGTGATGTTCGGGCCCGTCCTGTGGCTGGTCGCCTCGAGCTTCAAGACCCCCGCCGGCCTGCTCGAGTTCCCCCCCACCGCCCTGCCCTACGCCCAAACCACCGTCGACGTCGAGGGGTACGACGAGCCGCTCCCCCTCTTCGACGTCACCTTCGAGGACGGCACCGAACGCCGCATGGCGCAGGTGCGACGCATCGGCATCGAAGCGAGCATGGTCGACCCCGACGCGCCGGGTGACCCGATCACGGTCAACATCGAGCAACGCGAACAGGTCCGCGAACTGCGGCTGGCGTGGGAGAACTACGTCGATCCGCTGCAGCGCTTCAACTTCCTGACCTACCTCCGCAACAGCGTCGTCGTCACCGTCGTCGCGACGATCGTCACGCTCCTCGCGAACAGCATGGCGGCGTTCGGGCTGTCGAAGTACAAGTTCCGGGGCCGCAACGCGGTGTTCCTGTTGATCATCGGCACCCTGATGATCCCGCTCAGCGTGATCCTGGTGCCCGTCTACCTCGTCATCACCGAGGTCGGCTGGGTCAACAACCTCTGGGGCGTCATCATCCCCGGCGCCGCCACCCCGACCGGCGTGTTCCTCCTGCGCCAGTACATGCTCACGATCCCCGACCAACTCCTCGACGCCGGCCGCATCGACGGCGCGTCGGAGTGGCGCCTCTACTGGCAGATCGTCCTGCCGCTCTCCGCCCCGGCGATGGCGGTCCTGGCGATCTTCTCCGTCATGTGGCGTTGGAACGACTTCCTGTGGCCGTTGATCGTCCTCACCCGCAGCGAACTGTTCACCCTCCAGGTCGGCCTGAACGCCTTCCAGGGGGAACTGAACGTCCAGTGGCACTACGTCCTCGCGATGACGGTCCTCACGCTGTTGCCGATCACGATGGTGTTCGCCTTCCTGCAGCGCTTCATCACCACCGGCATCGCCTCCAGCGGCGTCAAGCAGTGA